Proteins from a single region of Candidatus Puniceispirillum marinum IMCC1322:
- a CDS encoding class II aldolase/adducin family protein, which produces MSNIVVDLDEARCDLAAIFRWTARENMHEGIANHFSYAVSDDGQQFLMNPYGVHFSKMKASDLLLLDTRKSAKEQGDNIDPTAWAIHGAMHRNNPQARCIVHLHTHYATALSALKDPSLPAIDQTTCRYHNRVAIDNGFDGMGLDDEAERLSTLLGNRRTMMMGSHGLMTVAETPSLAFDLAYHFERGCRTYITALSSGMPLAYISDDVAEKTASQWEHYDIDQEAYLKAIRTILDKEEPEYRH; this is translated from the coding sequence ATGTCAAACATAGTTGTTGATCTTGATGAAGCACGCTGTGATCTAGCCGCCATTTTTAGATGGACAGCACGTGAAAATATGCATGAAGGTATAGCGAACCATTTTTCCTATGCTGTTTCAGATGACGGTCAGCAATTCTTGATGAATCCCTATGGTGTACATTTCTCGAAAATGAAAGCCAGTGATCTATTGCTGCTGGACACGCGTAAGTCAGCCAAGGAACAAGGTGATAATATTGATCCGACAGCATGGGCTATCCATGGTGCGATGCATCGTAATAACCCCCAGGCGCGATGTATCGTGCATCTTCACACGCATTATGCGACCGCGCTGAGTGCATTAAAAGACCCATCCTTACCCGCAATTGACCAGACGACCTGCCGCTATCATAACAGAGTTGCAATAGATAACGGTTTTGATGGCATGGGTCTTGATGATGAAGCGGAACGTTTATCGACCTTGCTTGGCAATCGCCGTACCATGATGATGGGAAGCCATGGTTTGATGACGGTAGCTGAAACGCCGTCACTGGCATTTGACCTTGCTTATCATTTCGAGCGTGGGTGCCGCACATATATAACGGCTTTGTCATCAGGCATGCCATTAGCGTATATTTCTGACGATGTTGCTGAAAAAACAGCATCGCAATGGGAACATTATGATATTGACCAAGAGGCCTATCTGAAGGCGATTCGCACCATTCTTGACAAAGAAGAGCCAGAATATAGGCATTGA
- the betB gene encoding betaine-aldehyde dehydrogenase yields the protein MQRCQSIIAGKPVASGESPIEKRYPATGEIIAHIEPATEAMLDQAVTAATAAQKIWARTDRTERARILHKAADLMRDANDELARLEVQDVGKLYSEAVSGDVPSGPDALDYFASLSATMTGDHFSWNDAIGYSERIPLGVCAGIGAWNYPVQIACWKAAPALATGNAFILKPSEETPLSGQRIAELFHDAGLPDGLFQIIQGDYRIGKAICEHPGIAKISLTGGVETGKLIMTQSASTLKKVTLELGGKSPLIVFDDCDFDLAVQTALDANFYTAGEVCSNATRVFVQDTIAKDFVAAMVEKASAMSVGDPMAADIQMGALISEKHLGRVLDYVDIGRNEGATIATGGNRVHPQGFENGYFMEPTILTNCTDNMRVVREEIFGPVMSVLTFSTEDEAVTRANDTKFGLGAGLMTKDLVRAHRVARQLESGNVWVNTFNILPPGMPFGGAKNSGFGRENGIYAIEAYTEVRSTYIQL from the coding sequence ATGCAGAGATGCCAGTCCATAATCGCAGGTAAACCCGTTGCAAGCGGCGAATCGCCAATCGAAAAGCGTTATCCTGCAACAGGTGAAATTATCGCCCATATCGAGCCGGCAACAGAGGCAATGCTGGATCAGGCGGTTACCGCCGCAACAGCCGCGCAAAAAATATGGGCGCGCACTGACCGCACCGAACGCGCACGTATTCTGCACAAAGCAGCCGACTTGATGCGCGACGCGAATGATGAGCTAGCGCGCCTTGAAGTGCAGGATGTTGGCAAACTATATAGCGAAGCGGTGTCAGGCGACGTGCCTAGCGGCCCTGACGCACTTGACTATTTTGCATCTCTATCGGCAACCATGACAGGCGACCATTTTAGCTGGAACGATGCCATCGGTTATTCCGAACGCATCCCGCTTGGGGTTTGTGCTGGCATTGGGGCGTGGAACTATCCGGTTCAGATTGCATGCTGGAAAGCCGCGCCAGCACTGGCGACTGGCAATGCCTTCATCCTAAAGCCATCTGAAGAAACTCCTCTTAGCGGTCAACGCATTGCCGAACTTTTCCATGACGCAGGTCTGCCGGATGGTCTGTTCCAGATCATTCAGGGCGACTACCGCATAGGCAAAGCAATTTGTGAACATCCGGGCATAGCCAAGATATCCCTTACAGGTGGCGTCGAGACTGGCAAGCTGATTATGACACAAAGCGCATCCACACTCAAAAAAGTAACTTTAGAGCTTGGTGGCAAATCACCGCTTATTGTGTTTGATGATTGTGATTTTGACTTGGCTGTTCAAACTGCGCTTGACGCTAATTTTTATACCGCTGGCGAAGTATGCTCAAATGCTACCCGCGTTTTTGTTCAGGACACAATTGCCAAAGATTTCGTCGCTGCGATGGTTGAAAAAGCGAGCGCAATGAGCGTAGGCGACCCTATGGCTGCCGACATACAGATGGGGGCATTGATTTCCGAAAAGCATCTGGGGCGGGTTCTCGATTATGTGGATATCGGACGTAATGAGGGTGCCACCATTGCCACAGGCGGTAACCGCGTGCACCCGCAAGGGTTTGAAAATGGCTATTTCATGGAGCCCACAATTCTGACAAATTGCACCGACAATATGCGAGTTGTTCGTGAAGAAATATTCGGCCCCGTGATGTCGGTTCTGACTTTCAGCACCGAAGATGAAGCCGTAACCAGGGCAAATGATACTAAATTTGGTCTTGGAGCTGGTCTCATGACCAAGGATTTGGTACGCGCACACCGTGTTGCTCGCCAACTTGAGTCAGGCAATGTATGGGTGAATACATTCAATATTCTGCCGCCGGGAATGCCTTTTGGCGGCGCCAAGAATTCGGGCTTTGGACGGGAAAATGGCATCTATGCCATTGAAGCCTACACTGAAGTCAGATCAACCTATATTCAATTATAG
- a CDS encoding glycosyltransferase — MPIDMPNDAHHHTCLVFRDKLLLPSEGFIASHYISFDRLRPVYLANKIGWRANELHAPKLQTARTAIGTTIFKQTGFSPFYKSLKALQPQVLHAHFGRGGALALPVAQRLGIPLYVTYHGGDATKFTHDRKRLLPTIYQRRLTALQDYANGFLCVSNFVARRLEAQGFPKHKLITHYIGINLADIQAPTSRDGRLLFIGRLVGKKGVDVLLTALRMLHQSGKADSIKGLDIAGTGPDADHLRKMANGIPNVSFLGWQTPEQLALRMRSCCAVVVPSHQAPDGDCEGLPTVILEAIRAGCPVIATNHAGIPEIITDNASGILATENDSASLASALTRFASISDVPAMVAKAQRQLRAEFDASTQSAKLQSMLASHYAPTKPPNLFE, encoded by the coding sequence ATGCCAATTGATATGCCAAATGATGCGCACCATCACACCTGCCTTGTTTTCAGGGATAAGCTTTTATTGCCCTCGGAAGGTTTCATTGCATCGCATTACATCAGTTTCGACCGATTACGCCCAGTCTATCTTGCAAATAAAATTGGCTGGCGCGCCAATGAGCTTCATGCACCAAAGCTCCAAACAGCGCGAACAGCCATTGGCACGACGATTTTTAAACAAACCGGATTTTCACCATTTTATAAGTCTTTGAAGGCATTGCAGCCGCAGGTTCTTCATGCGCATTTTGGCCGCGGGGGTGCGCTGGCTTTGCCAGTTGCACAGCGGTTAGGTATCCCGCTTTACGTGACCTATCATGGTGGTGATGCAACCAAATTTACGCATGATCGTAAACGTTTGTTGCCCACGATCTATCAAAGGCGTCTGACGGCACTGCAAGACTATGCGAATGGATTTTTATGCGTATCCAATTTTGTGGCAAGACGGCTTGAGGCGCAAGGATTCCCAAAGCATAAGCTGATCACCCATTATATCGGAATCAATCTAGCGGATATTCAAGCGCCAACATCACGGGATGGCCGGTTATTATTCATTGGTCGTTTGGTAGGTAAAAAAGGCGTTGATGTTTTGCTGACAGCCTTGCGAATGCTGCATCAAAGTGGCAAGGCTGATAGTATAAAAGGTCTTGATATTGCAGGCACTGGTCCGGATGCGGATCATCTTCGTAAGATGGCAAACGGCATTCCGAATGTTTCGTTTCTGGGCTGGCAAACACCCGAACAATTGGCCTTGCGGATGCGGTCATGCTGTGCGGTCGTGGTGCCAAGTCATCAAGCGCCAGATGGTGATTGTGAGGGATTACCAACGGTGATCCTTGAAGCTATTCGCGCTGGTTGTCCGGTGATCGCCACTAATCATGCCGGGATTCCCGAAATCATTACCGACAATGCCAGCGGTATTCTGGCAACGGAAAATGACAGTGCGTCGCTAGCATCGGCACTAACGCGCTTTGCGTCTATATCCGATGTGCCAGCGATGGTGGCAAAAGCCCAACGCCAGTTGCGCGCCGAATTCGACGCGTCAACCCAATCAGCCAAGTTGCAAAGCATGCTGGCCTCGCATTACGCACCAACCAAACCGCCAAACCTATTTGAATGA
- a CDS encoding Lrp/AsnC family transcriptional regulator — MDKTDRKILAELQNNAAQPVADIARKVGLSVTPCWRRIQRMEEDGLIRKRVALLDPQKMGVGMSVFVAVRTDQHNADWLKKFADMVASMPEVVEFYRMSGEVDYLLRVVVPDMKAYDRFYQTLIANVELTDVSSSFAMEEIKYTTALPLPGSEDAN; from the coding sequence ATGGATAAAACAGACAGAAAAATTCTTGCCGAACTTCAAAACAATGCAGCCCAACCTGTCGCCGATATTGCGCGCAAGGTGGGCTTGTCGGTAACGCCGTGCTGGCGACGCATCCAGCGCATGGAAGAAGATGGCTTGATCCGGAAACGTGTTGCCTTGCTGGATCCGCAGAAAATGGGTGTGGGCATGTCGGTCTTTGTTGCCGTGCGCACCGATCAGCATAATGCTGACTGGCTCAAAAAATTTGCTGATATGGTCGCAAGTATGCCTGAAGTTGTGGAGTTTTACCGCATGAGTGGTGAGGTTGACTATCTGCTTCGGGTTGTGGTGCCGGATATGAAGGCCTATGATCGTTTTTACCAAACATTGATTGCCAATGTAGAACTCACCGATGTGAGTTCATCCTTTGCGATGGAAGAAATAAAATATACCACTGCTTTACCCCTGCCAGGGAGTGAGGATGCCAATTGA
- a CDS encoding class I SAM-dependent methyltransferase, translating to MAQTESNLINPALANLPQPVIVTSNDWHDYALIDSGHQRKLERFGKFYFIRPEPQAMWSPRLDESAWKADGVFVASHSETDSGEGGGWKLQNSLPDNWLINYQNLRFFARPTPFRHLGFFPEQAAHWDWCAEAIKQRLISQPDSRPRILNLFAYSGVASLHAAAAGADVTHLDASKKAVAYAFENRDASDMQDAPIRFITDDAMRFVEREIRRGRHYDGIIMDPPKYGRGPKGEFWRIEDDLPALLKACRNLLSDNPLFMVLTIYAIRASSLAAHYAMAEAVNGLGGTVTSGELAVQEDMIKEHHAPRVVSQANFARWHAG from the coding sequence ATGGCACAGACAGAATCAAACCTTATCAATCCAGCCTTAGCTAACTTGCCGCAACCTGTCATTGTGACCAGCAATGACTGGCATGATTATGCGCTTATCGATAGCGGCCATCAGCGCAAGTTAGAACGATTTGGAAAATTTTATTTTATTCGTCCTGAACCACAGGCGATGTGGTCCCCGCGCCTTGATGAAAGTGCATGGAAAGCCGATGGCGTCTTTGTTGCCAGCCATAGCGAAACTGACAGCGGTGAAGGTGGTGGCTGGAAGCTGCAAAACAGCCTGCCTGATAATTGGCTGATCAATTATCAGAATTTGCGCTTTTTTGCGCGCCCAACACCATTTCGCCATCTTGGCTTTTTTCCCGAACAGGCCGCGCATTGGGACTGGTGTGCTGAGGCGATCAAACAGCGCCTTATCAGCCAGCCAGACTCACGTCCGCGAATACTGAACCTGTTTGCCTATTCAGGCGTTGCAAGTTTGCACGCCGCCGCCGCCGGTGCTGATGTCACACATCTTGACGCCAGTAAAAAGGCCGTAGCTTACGCTTTTGAAAATCGCGACGCGTCGGATATGCAAGATGCACCAATCCGCTTTATCACCGACGACGCCATGCGTTTTGTCGAACGTGAAATCAGACGTGGACGCCACTATGATGGTATTATCATGGATCCCCCAAAATATGGCCGGGGGCCAAAAGGCGAATTCTGGCGCATCGAAGACGACCTGCCAGCTTTATTGAAAGCATGCCGGAATTTGTTGTCAGACAATCCTCTTTTCATGGTGTTGACCATTTATGCCATTCGCGCATCGTCCTTGGCTGCACATTATGCCATGGCCGAAGCGGTCAATGGTCTTGGTGGCACCGTCACCTCCGGCGAGCTGGCTGTGCAAGAAGACATGATCAAAGAGCATCACGCACCGCGGGTGGTATCACAGGCCAATTTTGCCCGCTGGCATGCTGGATGA
- a CDS encoding TrmH family RNA methyltransferase — protein MKNNHHVTIPAPITSTANAEVKFLRALHERKYRRQSGWFLAEGTRICNEAVALGWDMHRLAFLAGRDNETHVRKLLDALDRADGRALPMSEKLLQRISRKDNPQMLLGAFRQKWTDLDAVTPDLSRPWVALDRVRDPGNLGTIMRSADAAGAKGIILIDDCTDPYSVEAVRASMGAIFNVEIVQCNQSDFVAFTQQWTNQNGQIIGTALPASVDYRDADYSGALMILMGNEQAGLPPSLMQLCTQLIRLPMLGRSDSLNLAVATGVTLYEVLRNRR, from the coding sequence ATGAAAAATAACCACCATGTAACTATTCCTGCGCCAATTACCAGCACCGCCAATGCTGAGGTCAAGTTTCTGCGTGCTTTGCATGAACGCAAGTACCGGCGCCAGTCAGGCTGGTTTCTGGCTGAAGGAACGCGCATATGCAATGAAGCTGTAGCGCTTGGTTGGGATATGCACAGGCTTGCATTTCTGGCAGGTCGTGACAATGAAACACATGTGCGAAAGCTGCTGGATGCACTTGATCGCGCGGATGGACGAGCCTTGCCGATGTCCGAAAAGCTGTTGCAGCGAATCAGTCGGAAAGACAATCCGCAAATGCTGCTTGGTGCATTTCGGCAAAAATGGACCGACCTTGACGCGGTTACGCCCGATCTATCTCGTCCATGGGTGGCGCTTGATCGTGTTCGTGATCCAGGCAATCTGGGCACCATCATGCGCAGTGCCGATGCGGCAGGTGCCAAAGGCATCATCCTGATTGACGATTGCACAGACCCCTATTCGGTTGAAGCGGTGCGCGCATCAATGGGGGCTATATTCAATGTTGAAATTGTGCAATGCAATCAGTCAGATTTCGTTGCATTTACCCAGCAATGGACAAACCAGAACGGCCAGATTATTGGTACGGCCTTGCCAGCCTCTGTTGATTACCGTGATGCTGATTATAGTGGCGCATTGATGATCTTAATGGGCAATGAACAGGCTGGTTTGCCGCCTAGCCTGATGCAGCTTTGTACGCAGTTGATCCGTCTGCCGATGCTGGGACGTTCAGACTCGTTGAATCTAGCTGTGGCGACAGGCGTCACTCTATATGAGGTGTTGCGAAACCGGCGCTAG
- a CDS encoding GlxA family transcriptional regulator, translating into MMSEQTIKSLLRNDDQTSAQKIGFLLLNDFSMLAFSAAIEPLRLANRQSNKDLFDWVIASIDGSPSKASNGVVISCDGASDILQNCRMVFVCAGVNVRANTNKTVLNIVRRLDRNGAVIGAVCTGTYVMAAAGLLEGRRCTIHWENIDGLAEEFPELEITNDLFEVDGTRVTCSGGTAALDMMLNLITQTHGAQLAAEVSDQFIHDRIREPTDRQRMELRSRIGVSHPKLLAVVKTMEDNLEEPLAQTAIARMTNLSTRQLERLFRKYLNTTPTRYYLNLRLARARHLLRQTSMSILSVALACGFVSASHFSKCYRECYGRTPRAERSPN; encoded by the coding sequence ATGATGAGCGAACAAACCATCAAAAGTCTTTTGCGAAATGACGATCAAACATCGGCGCAAAAAATTGGATTTTTACTTTTAAATGATTTTTCCATGCTGGCTTTTTCCGCTGCGATTGAACCTTTGCGGCTAGCTAATCGGCAAAGCAATAAAGACCTGTTCGACTGGGTGATTGCCAGCATTGATGGATCCCCAAGCAAGGCCAGTAATGGCGTGGTTATTTCGTGTGATGGTGCATCTGATATTCTACAGAACTGCCGCATGGTATTCGTTTGTGCTGGCGTCAATGTCCGCGCCAATACCAATAAAACGGTATTGAATATTGTCCGGCGTCTTGACCGCAATGGTGCCGTGATTGGCGCGGTCTGTACAGGCACTTATGTCATGGCGGCGGCTGGTTTGCTAGAAGGACGCCGCTGCACGATACACTGGGAAAATATCGATGGGTTGGCCGAGGAATTTCCTGAACTAGAAATCACCAATGACCTGTTTGAGGTTGATGGCACACGTGTCACGTGCTCGGGTGGAACCGCGGCTCTTGATATGATGTTGAACCTGATCACGCAAACACATGGGGCACAGCTTGCGGCCGAGGTATCAGATCAGTTTATTCATGACCGCATCCGCGAACCCACCGACCGCCAACGTATGGAGTTACGTTCACGTATTGGTGTCAGTCATCCGAAGTTGCTTGCCGTTGTGAAAACCATGGAAGACAATCTGGAAGAACCACTGGCGCAAACAGCCATTGCCCGCATGACAAATCTGTCAACGCGGCAGCTTGAACGTTTATTTAGAAAATATCTGAATACCACGCCAACTCGTTACTATCTGAATTTGCGACTAGCGCGTGCGCGGCATCTTTTACGACAGACATCAATGTCGATACTGTCTGTTGCACTGGCTTGTGGTTTTGTTTCAGCATCGCATTTTTCGAAATGCTATCGTGAATGCTATGGCCGAACACCGCGCGCTGAACGAAGTCCAAATTAG
- a CDS encoding SufE family protein, which yields MSVNTAKEEAQAIIEEFSFFDDWEDRYQLLIDQGRKLADFPPQYRDDDHRLRGCQSVVYFASERQDDDKIIFLAESDAAIVQGLVALLLRVYSGRDAREIRETEADFLSAIGLDSHLSATRKNGLASMLGAIKAAAH from the coding sequence ATGTCGGTCAATACAGCCAAAGAAGAAGCGCAAGCCATCATCGAGGAGTTCTCATTCTTTGATGATTGGGAGGATCGCTATCAATTATTGATCGATCAGGGGCGTAAGTTAGCAGATTTTCCCCCGCAATATCGTGATGATGATCACCGGCTTCGGGGTTGCCAGTCAGTTGTCTATTTTGCCAGTGAACGACAGGATGATGACAAGATCATCTTTCTGGCGGAATCCGACGCCGCAATTGTTCAAGGGTTAGTGGCGCTGTTACTTCGGGTTTATTCAGGACGTGACGCTCGTGAAATTCGTGAAACAGAGGCTGATTTCCTGAGCGCGATAGGGCTTGATTCGCATCTTTCGGCAACGCGAAAAAATGGTCTTGCCAGCATGCTGGGGGCGATCAAGGCTGCGGCTCATTAA